In Thamnophis elegans isolate rThaEle1 chromosome 13, rThaEle1.pri, whole genome shotgun sequence, one DNA window encodes the following:
- the NLRX1 gene encoding LOW QUALITY PROTEIN: NLR family member X1 (The sequence of the model RefSeq protein was modified relative to this genomic sequence to represent the inferred CDS: inserted 6 bases in 6 codons; deleted 3 bases in 3 codons): protein MLGRSPLFKRIFHLDQIPGSLASPLRNFTRYPGMLQEATSRPASPKPNQRVLKNVATSEASQRHKXSLADWFRRQPNEERQFGPSFALDATHVDPVIRESSLEEILKPSPDLTIQNQLQGSCSHTIGLQNLFDEDLCGQEVKNVVLYGTVGTGKSTLIKKMVMDWCREQLPQXELLLPFSCEDLSQGSSPVSLRRLVTKKYLHLRGCGPLLGSTNLKVLFILNGLDRLNLNFRLARTDLCCDPNEPLLPAAIVVNLLRKYMMPEAASLSPLVFCSTPVPSKFVGRYVEVCGFSDLNLQKLYFQMRLRQPECAGTSGPPTAEQANEQDNTVGDALQESGEHNQIMAACFXPSYCWLVCTTLHFLYFTKAVPPTQTLTGIYTSFLRLNFSGEVLDSTDPSNISMMKYVAKTVGKLAYEGVMSRQTCFAEKDLRRCXEVEMKTESELNLLNTFRSDVLRFFLTPCVQSGKEHTFVFTIPAMQEYLAALYCVLGEKKTLVQRVGKEVSEIIGKVSEDVALVLSLVTKFLPLRILPLLFNLIKIFPRYFSRFGTKDRDTIARTMAVEMFKEEDYXNEDVLDQINFSILGVEGPMRHPDEASDDEXLELFPIFMGGLLSRRNRAILDQLGCPIKNLAAFEIAKAMKKTVIRNSRKGCRHLSCWTTSSFLHEFQNERFTAEAIQSLRTINLSSVKMTPLKCAVLASVVGTTSHDVEELNLASCHLDVGSLRTLFPILLRCKKLHLQLNSLGPEACKEIRNLLLHDKCVVDTLRLADNPLTEQGAIYLAEGLAGNSSLRNLSLLHTSLGNQGVKVITRHLAQNQHLQELDVAYNSLTDEAALALVEEAKKHPTLETVHLYFNEISKEGKEALYELRKNQDGLRVLIYLTMGADVSDYWAIILNVVQKNLPIWDRERVKQHLGLLLEDLQCSRRETVNPWKKLKFMRVESEVKRMLGHMQRGAL, encoded by the exons GAACTTCACCCGTTACCCGGGAATGTTACAAGAGGCAACATCTCGGCCCGCTTCCCCCAAGCCAAACCAGAGAGTGCTGAAGAACGTAGCGACTTCTG AAGCCAGCCAGAGACACA AAAGTTTGGCGGATTGGTTTCGCCGGCAGCCCAACGAGGAGAGGCAGTTTGGACCTTCCTTCGCCCTGGACGCCACCCACGTCGACCCAGTGATCCGGGAGAGCTCCCTGGAGGAGATCTTGAAGCCTTCTCCAGACCTGACCATCCAGAACCAACTCCAAGGTTCTTGCTCTCATACCATTGGTCTCCAGAACCTTTTTGACGAGGACCTCTGCGGGCAAGAAGTGAAGAACGTGGTCCTCTACGGGACGGTGGGCACCGGGAAGAGCACCCTCATCAAGAAGATGGTGATGGACTGGTGCCGTGAGCAACTTCCTC TTGAGctgctcctccccttctcctgcgAAGACCTTTCCCAG GGCAGCAGCCCCGTGTCTCTGCGCCGCCTGGTGACCAAGAAATACCTCCATTTGCGGGGATGTGGCCCACTGCTTGGCTCCACCAACCTCAAAGTGCTCTTCATCCTTAATGGCCTTGACCGCCTCAACCTGAACTTTCGCCTGGCCCGCACTGACCTCTGCTGTGACCCCAATGAGCCCCTCTTGCCGGCTGCCATTGTCGTCAACCTCCTCAGGAAGTACATGATGCCCGAG GCCGCATCATTGTCACCACTCGTCTTCTGCAGCACGCCGGTCCCCAGCAAGTTTGTGGGACGCTACGTTGAAGTCTGTGGCTTCTCGGACCTCAACCTCCAGAAGCTTTACTTCCAGATGCGCCTACGGCAGCCTGAGTGTGCCGGAACGTCTGGTCCCCCAACAGCAGAGCAGGCCAACGAGCAGGACAACACTGTTGGAGATGCTCTCCAGGAATCTGGAGAGCACAACCAGATCATGGCTGCCTGCT CTCCGTCTTATTGCTGGTTGGTCTGCACGACTTTGCACTTCCTTTATTTTACCAAGGCGGTGCCTCCGACGCAAACGCTGACGGGCATCTACACCAGCTTCCTACGGCTCAACTTCAGCGGGGAAGTGCTGGACAGCACCGATCCCTCCAACATCTCCATGATGAAGTACGTGGCCAAGACGGTGGGCAAGTTGGCCTACGAAGGGGTGATGTCTCGGCAGACTTGCTTCGCGGAGAAGGATCTCCGCCGCT TTGAGGTGGAGATGAAGACGGAGAGCGAGCTGAACCTCTTGAACACCTTCCGGAGTGATGTTCTCCGCTTCTTCTTGACTCCCTGCGTTCAGTCGGGCAAGGAGCACACTTTCGTCTTCACCATCCCAGCCATGCAGGAGTACCTGGCTGCCCTTTACTGTGTCTTGGGGGAGAAGAAGACGCTGGTGCAACGGGTGGGCAAGGAAGTCTCC GAGATCATCGGGAAGGTCAGCGAAGATGTGGCCCTGGTGCTTAGCTTGGTCACCAAATTCTTGCCGCTGCGGATCCTGCCCCTCCTCTTCAACCTCATCAAGATCTTCCCCCGCTACTTCAGCCGGTTCGGTACCAAGGACCGGGACACCATTGCCCGCACCATGGCAGTGGAGATGTTCAAAGAGGAGGACT TCAACGAGGATGTCCTGGACCAGATCAACTTCAGCATCCTTGGGGTGGAAGGTCCCATGCGCCACCCGGATGAAGCTTCCGACGATG GTCTTGAGCTCTTCCCCATCTTCATGGGCGGGTTGCTGTCCCGGCGTAACCGGGCCATCTTGGACCAGCTGGGCTGTCCTATCAAGAACCTGGCCGCTTTCGAGATCGCCAAGGCCATGAAGAAAACGGTCATCCGGAATAGCCGCAAGGGCTGCCGCCATCTGAGCTGTTGGACTACCTCTTCTTTTCTGCACGAGTTCCAGAACGAGCGTTTCACAGCGGAGGCCATCCAATCCTTGAGGACCATCAACCTCTCT TCGGTGAAGATGACCCCTCTCAAATGCGCGGTCCTGGCTTCCGTGGTGGGCACCACGAGCCACGACGTCGAGGAGCTCAATCTTGCCTCTTGCCATCTCGATGTGGGCAGCTTGAGGACCCTCTTCCCCATCTTGCTACGATGCAAGAAACTCCA CTTGCAGCTCAACAGTTTGGGCCCAGAGGCGTGCAAGGAGATCCGGAATCTGCTTCTGCACGACAAGTGTGTGGTCGACACCTTGCG GCTTGCAGACAATCCCTTGACCGAGCAGGGGGCCATCTACCTTGCTGAAGGCCTGGCTGGCAACAGTTCTTTGAGGAACCTCTCGCTACTTCACACCTCCCTGGGGAACCAGGGTGTGAAGGTGATCACCCGGCACCTGGCTCAGAACCAGCATCTGCAGGAGCTTGATGTGGCCTACAATTCGTTGACGGATGAAGCAGCGTTGGCCCTGGTTGAGGAGGCCAAGAAACACCCAACGCTGGAAACCGTGCA cTTGTACTTTAACGAGATCAGCAAAGAAGGCAAGGAAGCCCTCTACGAATTGAGGAAGAACCAGGATGGCCTCCGCGTGCTCATTTACCTGACCATGGGAGCAGACGTGTCGGACTACTGGGCCATCATCCTGAACGTGGTCCAGAAGAACCTGCCCATCTGGGACAGGGAGCGGGTGAAGCAACATCTGGGCCTGCTCCTGGAAGACCTTCAGTGCAGCCGCCGAGAGACGGTCAACCCTTGGAAGAAACTCAAGTTCATGAGAGTGGAGAGCGAGGTCAAGAGGATGCTGGGCCACATGCAGAGAGGCGCCCTTTGA